A single Oryctolagus cuniculus chromosome 18, mOryCun1.1, whole genome shotgun sequence DNA region contains:
- the ANKRD11 gene encoding ankyrin repeat domain-containing protein 11 isoform X2 has translation MPKGGCSRTPQQEDFALRSDMVEKQPGKKDKDKVSLNKTPKLDRSDGAKEVRERATKRKLPFTVGANGEQKDSDTEKQGPERKRIKKEPVTRKAGLLFGMGLSGIRAGYPLSERQQVALLMQMTAEESANSPVDTTPKHPSQSTVCQKGTPTSASKTKDKVNKRNERGETRLHRAAIRGDARRIKELIGEGADVNVKDFAGWTALHEACNRGYYDVAKQLLAAGAEVNTKGLDDDTPLHDAANNGHYKVVKLLLRYGGNPQQSNRKGETPLKVASSPTMVNLLLGKGTYTSSEESSTDSSEEEDAPSFAPSSSVDGNNTDSEFEKGLKHKAKNPEPQKTATPVKDEYEFDEDDEQDRVPPVDDKHLLKKDYRKEAKANSFISIPKMEVKSYTKNSTIAPKKAAHRILSDTSDEEDAGLAVGPGEKLRLAAHAVVPANKTRESSNSKQQKEKNRVKKKRKKETKGKEVRFGKRSDKFCSSESESESSESEEDDGDSAGSSGGLKGSPLVLKDPSLLSSLSASSASSHGSSAAQKHNPSHTDQHAKHWRTDNWKTISSPAWSEVSSLSDSTRTRLTSESDYSSERSSVESLKPARKKQEHRKRPGLPSAPERKSAVPRLDKDGKVVKKHKTRHRHRDRGKGACAVSQELKLRSLAYEYEDCRPKAEKAGLLDSDGPADGKARVLRHERDHFKKEEKLSKMKSEEKEWLFKDDIVKVSKDEKSLKRVRELSRSFREDKERASRAEKEKPAKEEKLRPHKEERKKKAKERPCKAEKKEDRASKDKEKPKRERAPREDCAFDDYCAKGPFLENEDSKFSLSDDQHERWFSDLSDSTFDLRGEDSWDSPGTDYRDMKGDPVAKLILEPVKDDSKERKRDAKAREKPRDLRDAFFRKRDRDYLDKSAEKRKEQAEKHRGLPGYLAEKDKKRRELADGARERKRPEEAHREDGREHGVGEGLEPWERHHPAREREKREGPEKERKEKAKADKYKEKAGDRDRGDRPALDKCPKDKEFDKSVKDKKDTKEKHKDTHGKDKERKASLEQGRERKERPFPGSAPEDLPERKGKERSWYMADIFTDESEDEKEGLGDGLQDREDGREPHPPDRHRKPPADRPHAEKPKDKDPRDKRKDGGKERKEKPLEKGREKREKEAADRARDRRERPAGDAAPDRRSKQKLPDRADRRHCSEDKAKGKHREKVDREHARDRKSARGADSERSLLEKLEEEALHECREDGADRVSEASADSFAERSQDPGLSALLELSFPEPPADDKAKEACGLPERLREKERHRHSSSSSKKSHDRERAKKEKAEKKERSEDRQGCGQGEKELLGADPCGPPYGLGAEAEDALERTMDLLSAEKRDRNDPEREPAKRAEKELKPFGSSALSILKEKKRRERHREKWREERDKHRDRHARDKDNPPGAFKDKARDEGLRPGEARVKEKQDRGDAGKLGAGSEKPPPLPPPPPPRDVGRKDARPREKLLGDGDLMMTSFERMLSQKDLEVEERHKRHKERMKQMEKMRHRSGDPRLKEKAKAADEGRKKGLDLPLKKPLGPEPPCRDRKLKEAAPTPPAAESKLHGGPGAEPKDWLAGPPVKEGLPASPRPDQGRPTGVPTPTSVVSCPSYEEVMHTPRTPSCSAEDYTDLVFDCADSQHSMAVSATSTNACSPSFFDRFSVASSGLPENPSQTPTRPLSTNLYRSVSVDVRRTPEEEFSVGDKLFRQQSVPAASSYNSPVQHLLEDKGPLPAVPTDKFACLSPGYYSPDYGLPSPKAEALHCPPAAVVSVTPSPEGVFSSLQAKSSPSPRGELLAPPIEGSLAPDLGLPLDATEDQQATAAIIPPEPSYLEPLDEGPFSAVITEEPVEWAHPAAEQALSSENPVSWPVGSELLLKSPQRFPESPGHFCPAEPLPTAAPGPLGASETSYPVSPVSYPLPVPEPGLEEAKDHGVETLPVAVATAEEATPCAPPARLGPFFSNCTSLPEAPLAVEPEPPCMTTVAPVEPLGALENTFLDSSQNLPALAQVEPVAWPDAFPTSEDDLDLGPFSLPELPLQAKDVPDVEAEPVEAALGPPEKVPPGAPVAADGGDIPSLPAEEQPAPPPDQPCSRPASEHESSEAPRVELPVEGAVEAGTVADERGPEASDSGSAPAATGQQPLAGKDEETEATDHSAASQCPPDGPTVDSSTQSSTQPKAVDSAGRDEEEAVPAHAPALAENPPGGLQSEATEPEPKPPAEAPRVPKVEEIPQRMTRNRAQMLASQSKQSTPPAEREAPPTPAPRAKARGSEEEDAQSQHPRKRRFQRSSQQLQQLHTSTQQTREVIQQTLAAIVDAIKLDAIEPYHSDRSNPYFEYLQIRKKIEEKRKILCFIPPQAPQCYAEYVTYTGSYLLDGKPLSKLHIPVIAPPPSLAEPLKELFKQQEAVRGKLRLQHSIEREKLIVSCEQEILRVHCRAARTIANQAVPFSACTMLLDSEVYNMPLESQGDENKSVRDRFNARQFISWLQDVDDKYDRMKTCLLMRQQHEAAALNAVQRMEWQLKVQELDPAGHKSLCVNEVPSFYVPMVDVNDDFVLLPA, from the exons GCTGGACAGCGCTGCACGAGGCGTGCAACCGTGGCTACTACGACGTTGCCAAGCAGCTGCTGGCCGCAGGTGCGGAGGTGAACACCAAGGGCCTGGATGACGACACGCCCCTGCACGATGCCGCCAACAACGGCCACTACAAG gtggtgaagctgctgctgcGGTATGGGGGGAATCCCCAGCAGAGCAACCGGAAGGGCGAGACGCCGCTGAAGGTGGCCAGCTCCCCCACCATGGTGAACCTGCTACTGGGCAAAGGCACCTACACCTCCAGCGAGGAGAGCTCCACGG ACAGCTCAGAAGAGGAGGATGCCCCGTCCTTCGCGCCGTCCAGCTCGGTGGACGGCAACAACACGGACTCTGAGTTTGAGAAGGGCCTGAAGCACAAGGCCAAGAACCCTGAGCCCCAGAAGACGGCGACGCCCGTCAAGGACGAGTACGAGTTCGACGAGGACGACGAGCAGGACCGGGTCCCCCCCGTGGACGACAAGCACTTGCTGAAGAAGGACTACAGGAAGGAAGCCAAGGCCAACAGCTTCATTTCCATACCCAAGATGGAAGTCAAAAGTTACACTAAGAACAGCACGATCGCACCAAAGAAGGCGGCCCATCGCATCCTGTCGGACACGTCCGACGAGGAGGACGCGGGCCTCGCGGTGGGGCCgggagagaaactgaggctcgcGGCACACGCAGTGGTGCCTGCTAACAAAACACGGGAGTCTTCTAACTCCAagcagcaaaaagaaaagaacagagtgAAAAAGAAgcgaaagaaagaaacaaaaggcaaaGAAGTTCGGTTTGGGAAAAGGAGCGACAAGTTCTGCTCGTCAGAGTCGGAGAGCGAGTCTTCAGAGAGTGAGGAAGACGACGGGGACTCGGCGGGGAGCTCCGGCGGCCTCAAGGGGTCCCCGCTGGTGCTGAAAGACCCCTCGCTGCTCAGCTCGCTGTccgcctcctccgcctcctcccacgGCAGCTCCGCAGCCCAGAAGCATAACCCCAGCCACACAGACCAGCACGCCAAGCACTGGCGCACGGACAACTGGAAAACCATTTCCTCTCCTGCCTGGTCCGAGGTGAGCTCCTTGTCAGACTCCACAAGGACGAGACTGACCAGCGAGTCTGACTACTCCTCGGAGCGCTCCAGCGTGGAGTCGCTGAAGCCCGCGAGGAAGAAGCAGGAGCACAGGAAGCGCCCCGGCCTGCCCAGCGCGCCCGAGAGGAAGAGCGCCGTCCCCAGGCTGGACAAGGACGGCAAGGTCGTCAAGAAACACAAAaccaggcacaggcacagggacaGGGGCAAAGGGGCCTGCGCCGTcagccaggagctgaagctgagAAGCCTAGCCTACGAGTACGAGGACTGCAGGCCCAAGGCCGAGAAGGCGGGGCTCCTGGACAGCGACGGCCCCGCCGACGGCAAAGCCAGGGTGCTGAGGCACGAGCGAGACCACTTTAAGAAGGAAGAgaaactcagcaaaatgaagtcGGAAGAAAAAGAATGGCTCTTTAAAGATGATATAGTGAAGGTCTCCAAAGACGAGAAGTCGCTGAAGAGAGTGAGGGAGCTGAGCAGGTCCTTCCGAGAAGACAAGGAGCGGGCAAGCCGGGCGGAGAAGGAGAAGCCGGCCAAGGAGGAGAAGCTGCGGCCGcacaaggaggagaggaagaagaaggcgAAGGAGCGGCCCTGCAAGGCCGAGAAGAAGGAGGACAGGGCCTCGAAAGACAAGGAGAAGCCCAAGAGGGAGCGAGCCCCGCGCGAAGACTGCGCCTTCGACGACTACTGCGCCAAGGGCCCATTCCTGGAGAACGAGGACAGCAAGTTCAGCCTCTCCGACGACCAGCACGAGAGGTGGTTCTCGGACCTGTCCGACTCCACCTTCGACTTGAGAGGGGAGGACAGCTGGGACTCTCCGGGGACGGACTACAGGGACATGAAGGGGGACCCCGTGGCCAAGCTGATCCTGGAGCCCGTGAAGGACGACAGCAAGGAGAGGAAGCGGGACGCCAAGGCCCGCGAGAAGCCCCGCGACCTGAGGGACGCCTTCTTCCGGAAGAGAGACCGGGACTATCTGGACAAGAGCGCCGAGAAGAGGAAAGAGCAGGCCGAGAAGCACAGGGGGCTCCCCGGCTACCTTGCGGAGAAGGACAAGAAGAGGAGGGAGCTTGCAGACGGGGCCCGGGAGCGGAAGCGGCCCGAGGAGGCGCACCGAGAGGACGGGAGGGAGCACGGCGTCGGCGagggcctggagccctgggagaGGCACCATCCCGCCCGCGAGCGGGAGAAGAGGGAGGGCCccgagaaggagaggaaggagaaggcgaAGGCCGACAAGTACAAGGAGAAGGCCGGCGACAGAGACAGGGGCGACAGGCCGGCCCTGGACAAGTGTCCCAAGGACAAGGAGTTCGACAAGAGTGTCAAAGACAAGAAAGACACCAAGGAGAAGCACAAGGACACGCACGGCAAAGACAAGGAGAGGAAGGCGTCCCTGGAGCAGGGGCGGGAGCGGAAGGAGAGGCCGTTCCCCGGCTCGGCCCCCGAAGACCTGCCCGAGCGGAAGggcaaggagaggagctggtacaTGGCCGACATCTTCACGGACGAGAGCGAGGACGAGAAGGAGGGCCTTGGGGACGGGCTCCAGGACCGCGAGGACGGCCGGGAGCCGCACCCCCCAGACAGACACAGGAAGCCCCCCGCAGACAGGCCGCACGCCGAGAAGCCCAAAGACAAGGACCCCAGGGACAAGAGGAAGGACGGCGGCAAGGAGCGGAAGGAGAAGCCCCtggagaaaggcagggagaagcGGGAGAAGGAGGCCGCGGACAGGGCCAGGGACCGGCGCGAGCGGCCCGCTGGCGACGCCGCCCCGGATAGGAGGAGCAAGCAGAAGCTGCCCGACAGGGCGGACAGGAGGCACTGCTCCGAAGACAAGGCCAAAGGCAAGCACCGGGAAAAGGTGGACAGGGAGCACGCCAGGGACCGGAAGTCGGCCCGGGGCGCGGACTCCGAGCGCAGCCTGCTGGAGAAGCTGGAGGAGGAGGCCCTGCACGAGTGCCGCGAGGACGGCGCTGACCGCGTGAGCGAGGCCTCGGCCGACAGCTTCGCCGAGCGCAGCCAGGACCCCGGCCTGAGCGCCCTCCTCGAGCTGTCCTTCCCGGAGCCGCCGGCCGACGACAAGGCCAAGGAGGCCTGCGGCCTGCCCGAGCGGCTGAGGGAGAAGGAGCGGCACAGGCACTCCTCGTCCTCGTCCAAGAAGAGCCACGACCGCGAGCGAGCCAAGAAGGAGAAGGCCGAGAAGAAGGAGCGCAGCGAGGACCGGCAGGGCTGCGGCCAGGGCGAGAAGGAGCTGCTGGGCGCCGACCCCTGCGGCCCTCCCTACGGCCTGGGCGCCGAGGCGGAGGACGCGCTGGAGCGGACCATGGACTTGCTCTCCGccgagaagagagacagaaacgaCCCCGAGCGCGAGCCTGCCAAGAGGGCCGAGAAAGAGCTCAAGCCGTTCGGGTCCAGCGCCCTCAGCATcttgaaggagaagaagaggagagagagacacagggagaagtgGCGCGAGGAGAGGGACAAGCACAGGGACCGCCACGCCAGGGACAAGGACAACCCCCCGGGCGCCTTCAAGGACAAGGCCAGGGACGAGGGCCTGAGGCCGGGTGAGGCCCGAGTGAAGGAGAAGCAGGACCGGGGCGACGCGGGGAAGCTGGGCGCCGGGAGCGAGAAGCCGCCGCCcctgccgccgcccccgccgccccgggaCGTGGGCAGGAAGGACGCCCGGCCACGCGAGAAGCTGCTGGGGGATGGCGACCTCATGATGACGAGCTTCGAGAGGATGCTGTCCCAGAAGGACCTGGAGGTGGAGGAGCGGCACAAGCGGCACAAGGAGCGCATGAAGCAGATGGAGAAGATGCGGCACCGCTCGGGGGACCCCAGGCTCAAGGAGAAGGCCAAGGCCGCCGACGAGGGGCGCAAGAAGGGCCTCGACCTCCCCCTGAAGAAGCCGCTGGGCCCCGAGCCCCCCTGCAGAGACCGGAAGCTCAAGGAGGCGGCGCCCACTCCACCCGCCGCCGAGAGCAAGCTGCACGGGGGGCCGGGCGCCGAACCCAAAGACTGGCTCGCCGGGCCTCCCGTGAAGGAGGGGCTGCCCGCCTCCCCCAGGCCCGACCAGGGCCGGCCGACCGGGGTGCCCACGCCCACCTCGGTGGTGTCCTGCCCCAGCTACGAGGAGGTGATGCACACGCCCAGGACCCCGTCCTGCTCGGCCGAGGACTACACCGACCTGGTGTTCGACTGCGCCGACTCCCAGCACTCGATGGCCGTCTCCGCCACCTCCACAAACGCCTGCTCCCCCTCGTTTTTTGACAGATTCTCCGTAGCCTCGAGTGGGCTCCCGGAAAACCCGAGCCAGACTCCCACGAGGCCTCTCTCCACAAACCTGTATCGCTCCGTGTCCGTGGACGTCAGGAGGACCCCCGAGGAGGAGTTCAGTGTTGGGGACAAGCTGTTCCGGCAGCAGAGTGTCCCCGCGGCCTCCAGCTACAACTCCCCAGTGCAGCACCTGCTGGAAGACAAGGGGCCCCTGCCGGCTGTCCCCACGGACAAGTTTGCCTGCCTGTCCCCAGGCTACTACTCCCCGGACTATGGCCTCCCCTCGCCCAAGGCCGAGGCCTTGCACTGCCCTCCTGCAGCCGTGGTCAGCGTCACCCCCTCCCCTGAGGGCGTCTTCTCCAGTTTACAGGCCAAATCCTCCCCTTCTCCCAGAGGCGAACTGCTGGCCCCTCCTATCGAAGGGTCTCTGGCTCCCGACCTGGGCCTTCCTCTGGATGCCACCGAGGACCAGCAAGCCACCGCCGCCATCATCCCCCCAGAGCCCAGCTACCTGGAGCCCCTGGACGAGGGCCCGTTCAGTGCCGTCATCACCGAGGAGCCTGTTGAGTGGGCCCACCCTGCGGCTGAGCAGGCCCTGTCCTCCGAAAACCCCGTCAGCTGGCCTGTGGGCTCGGAACTGCTGCTGAAGTCACCTCAGAGGTTCCCAGAGTCCCCGGGGCATTTCTGCCCTGCAGagcccctccccactgctgccccTGGACCCTTGGGTGCCTCCGAAACCTCGTACCCCGTCTCTCCTGTTTCCTACCCTTTGCCAGTTCCCGAGCCGGGGCTGGAGGAAGCCAAAGACCATGGGGTGGAGACACTGCCGGTCGCTGTCGCCACAGCCGAGGAGGCCACGCCCTGTGCACCGCCCGCGAGGCTGGGGCCCTTCTTCAGCAACTGCACCTCACTTCCGGAAGCGCCCCTGGCCGTGGAGCCCGAGCCTCCGTGTATGACCACCGTGGCTCCGGTGGAGCCTCTGGGAGCCTTGGAAAACACTTTCCTGGACAGCAGCCAGAACCTGCCTGCCCTCGCCCAGGTGGAGCCGGTGGCCTGGCCGGACGCCTTCCCCACCTCTGAGGACGACCTAGACCTAGGCCCCTTCTCGCTGCCAGAGCTCCCTCTGCAGGCCAAGGACGTCCCCGATGTCGAGGCCGAGCCCGTAGAAGCGGCTCTCGGTCCGCCAGAGAAGGTTCCTCCTGGGGCCCCTGTGGCCGCGGATGGTGGGGACATCCCCTCCTTGCCTGCCGAGGAGCAGCCGGCGCCGCCCCCGGACCAGCCCTGCAGCCGGCCGGCCAGCGAGCACGAGAGCTCCGAGGCGCCGAGGGTGGAGCTGCCTGTAGAAGGCGCGGTGGAAGCAGGGACCGTGGCAGACGAGAGGGGCCCCGAGGCATCGGACTCCGGCTCGGCGCCTGCGGCCACTGGACAACAACCCCTGGCGGGCAAGGACGAAGAGACCGAGGCCACCGACCACTCTGCCGCCTCTCAGTGCCCACCTGATGGCCCCACCGTGGACAGCTCGACGCAGAGCTCGACGCAGCCGAAGGCCGTGGACAGTGCTGGCCGGGACGAGGAAGAGGCCGTGCCTGCCCACGCCCCAGCCCTGGCCGAGAACCCCCCAGGCGGCCTGCAGTCGGAGGCCACGGAGCCGGAGCCCAAGCCTCCAGCTGAAGCACCCCGAGTCCCCAAGGTGGAGGAGATCCCTCAACGCATGACCAGGAACCGAGCCCAGATGCTGGCCAGTCAGAGCAAGCAGAGCACGCCCCCTGCTGagagggaggccccgcccacccctgcccccagggccaAGGCCCGGGGCTCGGAGGAGGAGGACGCCCAGTCCCAGCACCCCCGAAAGCGCCGCTTCCAGCGCTCTagccagcagctgcagcagctgcacaCGTCCACGCAGCAGACGCGGGAGGTCATCCAGCAGACGCTGGCCGCCATTGTGGACGCCATCAAGCTGGACGCCATCGAGCCCTACCACAGCGACAGGTCCAACCCCTACTTTGAGTACCTGCAGATCAGGAAGAAGATCGAGGAGAAGCGGAAGATCCTGTGCTTCATCCCGCCCCAGGCGCCCCAGTGCTACGCCGAGTACGTCACCTACACTGGCTCCTACCTGCTGGACGGCAAGCCCCTCAGCAAACTGCACATCCCTGTG ATcgcgccccctccctccctggcagAGCCCCTGAAGGAGCTGTTCAAGCAGCAGGAGGCGGTGCGGGGGAAGCTGCGTCTGCAGCACAGCATCGAGCGG GAGAAGCTGATCGTGTCCTGTGAGCAGGAGATCCTGCGGGTGCACTGCCGGGCCGCCAGGACCATCGCCAACCAGGCAGTCCCGTTCAGCGCCTGCACCATGCTGCTGGACTCGGAGGTCTACAACATGCCTCTGGAGAGCCAG GGGGACGAGAACAAGTCGGTGCGGGACCGCTTCAACGCCCGCCAGTTCATCTCCTGGCTGCAGGACGTGGATGACAAGTACGACCGCATGAAG ACGTGCCTGCTGATGCGCCAGCAGCACGAGGCCGCCGCCCTGAACGCCGTGCAGCGGATGGAGTGGCAGCTGAAGGTGCAGGAGCTGGACCCCGCCGGGCACAAGTCCCTGTGTGTGAACGAGGTGCCCTCCTTCTACGTGCCCATGGTCGACGTCAATGACGACTTCGTGCTGCTGCCAGCGTGA